In Aythya fuligula isolate bAytFul2 chromosome 14, bAytFul2.pri, whole genome shotgun sequence, the following proteins share a genomic window:
- the CPLX2 gene encoding complexin-2 — translation MDFVMKQALGGATKDMGKMLGGEEEKDPDAQKKEEERQEALRQQEEERKAKHARMEAEREKVRQQIRDKYGLKKKEEKEAEEKAALEQPCEGSLTRPKKAIPAGCGDEEEEEEESILDTVLKYLPGPLQDMFKK, via the exons GGGCCACCAAGGACATGGGGAAGATGCTGGGGGGCGAGGAGGAGAAGGACCCCGACGCgcagaagaaggaggaggagaggcaggaagCGCTGcgccagcaggaggaggagcggAAAGCCAAGCACGCCCGCATGGAGGCCGAGCGGGAGAAAGTCCGGCAGCAGATCCGCGACAAG TACGGGctgaagaagaaggaggagaaggaggcgGAGGAGAAAGCGGCGCTGGAGCAGCCGTGTGAGGGCAGCCTGACGCGCCCCAAGAAAGCCATCCCGGCGGGCTGCGGGgacgaggaagaggaggaggaggagagcatcCTGGACACCGTGCTCAAGTACCTGCCCGGCCCGCTGCAGGATATGTTCAAGAAGTAA